In Halococcus salifodinae DSM 8989, a single genomic region encodes these proteins:
- a CDS encoding aminotransferase class V-fold PLP-dependent enzyme: MSSQTAEPLDVGRIRDEFPILEREVGDGQHLAYLDNAATSQTPDRVVDAMSDYYRGTNANVHRGIHHLSQEASIAYEEAHDRLAEFVGASGGREEMIFTKNTTEGLNLVAYAWGLNELGEGDEVVLSEMEHHSSLVTWQQIAKRTGADVQYIEIDDEGRLDMDHAREVIGPDTEMVSVTHVSNTLGTINPIGDLADLAHEHDSYIFADGAQAVPHQSVDVEALDVDFYAFSGHKMCGPTGIGGLYGKKAILEAMEPFMYGGGMVRKVEFEGTTWADLPWKYEAGTPLIAEGIALAEAADYLDEIGLDRIDRHERDLADYAVERLNEFDDIEIYGPPAGERAGLVSFNLDGVHAHDLASIMNDHGVAIRPGDHCTQPLHDVLGTAASARASFYLYNTEDEVDTLIEAIDDARQLFA, translated from the coding sequence ATGAGCAGTCAGACCGCCGAACCGCTGGATGTCGGCCGGATCCGGGACGAGTTCCCGATCCTCGAACGCGAGGTCGGCGACGGCCAGCACCTCGCGTACCTCGACAACGCCGCCACGAGCCAGACGCCCGATCGCGTGGTCGACGCGATGAGCGACTACTACCGGGGGACCAACGCGAACGTCCACCGGGGGATCCACCATCTGAGCCAGGAGGCCTCGATCGCGTACGAAGAGGCCCACGACCGCCTCGCCGAGTTCGTCGGGGCCTCGGGCGGTCGCGAGGAGATGATCTTCACGAAGAACACCACTGAAGGCCTGAACCTCGTAGCGTACGCGTGGGGCCTGAACGAGCTCGGAGAGGGCGACGAAGTCGTCCTCTCCGAGATGGAACACCACTCCTCGCTCGTGACGTGGCAGCAGATCGCCAAACGCACCGGCGCGGACGTGCAGTATATCGAAATCGACGACGAGGGCCGGCTCGACATGGACCACGCCCGCGAAGTCATCGGTCCCGACACCGAGATGGTCTCGGTCACCCACGTCTCGAACACCCTCGGCACCATCAACCCGATCGGCGACCTCGCCGATCTCGCCCACGAGCACGATAGCTACATTTTCGCCGACGGTGCCCAGGCAGTCCCACACCAGTCCGTCGATGTCGAGGCGCTCGACGTCGACTTCTACGCCTTCTCCGGCCACAAGATGTGTGGACCGACGGGGATCGGCGGGCTCTACGGCAAGAAAGCGATCCTCGAAGCGATGGAGCCGTTCATGTACGGCGGCGGGATGGTCCGGAAGGTCGAGTTCGAGGGGACGACGTGGGCCGACCTGCCGTGGAAGTACGAGGCCGGCACGCCGCTGATCGCAGAGGGGATCGCGCTCGCCGAGGCCGCCGATTATCTGGACGAGATCGGTCTCGATCGGATCGATCGCCACGAGCGCGATCTCGCCGATTACGCGGTGGAGCGGTTGAACGAGTTCGACGACATCGAGATCTACGGCCCGCCGGCGGGCGAGCGAGCGGGCCTCGTCTCCTTCAATCTCGATGGCGTCCACGCCCACGACCTCGCGAGCATCATGAACGACCACGGCGTCGCGATCCGGCCCGGCGATCACTGCACCCAGCCGCTCCACGACGTGCTCGGCACGGCGGCCTCCGCCCGGGCCTCGTTCTATCTCTACAACACGGAAGACGAGGTCGACACTCTCATCGAGGCCATCGACGACGCCAGACAGCTGTTCGCGTAG
- a CDS encoding DUF7521 family protein, giving the protein MEPLVALVVVVKLAALVLGGVVSVLAYRAYRRTRIAGLQYFSVGLLVITLGTVLVGVFHHFLGVPTTMGMLLESVIVCAGFGVMIVGLYDG; this is encoded by the coding sequence ATGGAACCGCTCGTCGCTCTGGTCGTCGTCGTCAAACTCGCCGCGCTCGTCCTCGGTGGCGTCGTCTCCGTGTTGGCGTACAGAGCCTATAGGCGGACACGGATCGCGGGGCTCCAGTACTTCTCGGTGGGACTGCTCGTCATCACCCTCGGCACGGTTCTGGTCGGTGTCTTCCATCACTTCCTCGGCGTCCCGACTACGATGGGAATGCTCCTCGAAAGCGTGATCGTCTGTGCCGGGTTCGGCGTCATGATCGTTGGACTGTACGACGGGTAG
- a CDS encoding translation initiation factor IF-6, whose product MLRAAFTGSAYVGVFARATDDCLLVRPDVDEDRLAALTDELGVSAVRTTIAGSGTVGALVAGNSNGLVTSSRLTDVERDRIDEAVDVSVAELPGRINAAGNVVLANDDGAYLHPDLPDEAVAVVEEHLDVPADRGVLAGVRTVGTAAVATNRGVLCHPKSTDEELDHVEELLGVPADIGTINYGAPVVGSGLLANSHGYVAGEETTGPELGRIEDALGYIE is encoded by the coding sequence GTGCTCCGCGCGGCCTTCACCGGTTCGGCGTACGTCGGCGTCTTCGCCCGAGCCACAGACGACTGCTTGCTCGTTCGGCCCGACGTCGACGAGGATCGTCTCGCGGCGCTGACCGACGAGCTCGGCGTCTCCGCAGTGCGAACGACGATCGCCGGCTCCGGCACCGTGGGTGCGCTCGTCGCGGGCAACTCCAACGGACTGGTGACGAGCAGCCGACTCACCGACGTCGAGCGCGACCGGATCGACGAGGCCGTCGACGTATCGGTGGCGGAGCTGCCCGGCCGGATCAACGCCGCCGGCAACGTCGTGCTCGCGAACGACGATGGTGCGTATCTCCATCCCGATCTCCCCGACGAAGCGGTCGCTGTCGTCGAGGAGCATCTCGACGTCCCGGCCGATCGGGGCGTGCTCGCTGGCGTTCGAACTGTCGGGACGGCGGCGGTCGCCACCAATCGGGGCGTGCTCTGCCATCCGAAAAGCACCGACGAAGAGCTGGATCACGTCGAGGAACTGCTCGGCGTTCCGGCGGACATCGGCACCATCAACTACGGTGCGCCGGTCGTGGGCTCGGGACTGCTCGCTAACTCGCATGGGTACGTCGCGGGCGAGGAGACGACCGGCCCAGAGCTCGGGCGGATCGAGGACGCGCTCGGCTACATCGAGTGA
- the thpR gene encoding RNA 2',3'-cyclic phosphodiesterase produces MRLFVSVDLDGLAAEIAAVQEAVADASGVRLTDPENVHVTLKFLGEVEEERVPALTTELAAAIDESGVGPFVAAFGGLGAFPSEEYIRVLWVGVHEGGDELARLHEAIEDRTVEMGFDPADHEFTPHATIARMDHAGGKERVQRALRETDPTVGTLDVREVRLTESVLNDDGPEYTTVERFEL; encoded by the coding sequence ATGCGACTGTTCGTGAGCGTCGATCTCGACGGGCTCGCCGCGGAGATCGCGGCCGTCCAGGAAGCGGTCGCCGACGCGAGCGGGGTCCGGCTCACCGATCCCGAGAACGTCCACGTGACGCTGAAGTTCCTCGGCGAAGTCGAGGAAGAGCGGGTTCCAGCCCTCACGACGGAACTGGCCGCAGCGATCGACGAATCGGGCGTCGGGCCGTTCGTGGCCGCGTTCGGCGGGCTCGGCGCGTTCCCGAGCGAGGAGTACATCCGCGTGCTCTGGGTCGGCGTCCATGAGGGTGGCGACGAGCTGGCCAGGCTCCACGAAGCGATCGAGGATCGAACCGTCGAGATGGGGTTCGATCCCGCCGATCACGAGTTCACGCCACACGCCACGATCGCCCGAATGGATCACGCCGGTGGGAAAGAGCGGGTCCAGCGTGCGTTACGCGAGACCGATCCCACTGTCGGCACGCTCGATGTTAGGGAAGTCCGGCTGACCGAGAGCGTGCTCAACGACGACGGACCGGAGTACACCACCGTCGAGCGGTTCGAGCTCTGA
- a CDS encoding tetratricopeptide repeat protein, producing MTDDESERTPDAEPSRDSADDHDPRPASDEPVPDPADDTADDHQFSAGQGFGEPEGFDLDPPELSVDPGEVDPVDSRAVADLLDERQLGTDDVDAEELVDVGLNYLRINRYEQATETLERAARFADDESIEQEAWVNKGAAHAELEEYDEAIGAHQEALRIDDRSEHAASAETNLASALWEAGRSEQALEHAERAVEIDARFPQAWFNRGFFLLERGLASEALDAFDNAIRLGFRNAEVIEEKARALEETGEDEKAEELAAEARELREEAEEELVRDRQRA from the coding sequence ATGACCGACGACGAGTCCGAACGAACTCCCGACGCCGAACCGAGCCGTGATTCGGCCGACGACCACGATCCCCGCCCCGCATCCGACGAGCCTGTCCCCGATCCCGCAGACGACACCGCGGACGACCACCAGTTCTCCGCGGGCCAGGGGTTCGGAGAGCCCGAAGGGTTCGATCTCGACCCGCCCGAGCTCTCGGTCGACCCGGGCGAGGTCGATCCCGTCGACTCGCGCGCAGTGGCCGACTTGCTCGACGAACGCCAGCTCGGCACCGACGACGTGGACGCCGAGGAACTCGTCGACGTGGGGCTGAACTACCTTCGGATCAACCGGTACGAGCAGGCGACTGAAACCCTCGAACGCGCGGCGCGATTCGCCGACGACGAGTCGATCGAACAGGAGGCGTGGGTCAACAAGGGCGCGGCCCACGCCGAACTCGAAGAGTACGACGAGGCGATCGGCGCGCACCAGGAAGCACTCCGGATCGACGACCGGAGCGAACACGCCGCGAGCGCCGAAACCAACCTCGCCTCCGCGCTCTGGGAGGCCGGCCGGTCCGAGCAGGCCCTCGAACACGCCGAGCGCGCCGTCGAGATCGATGCACGCTTCCCCCAGGCGTGGTTCAATCGCGGCTTCTTCCTGCTCGAACGCGGGCTCGCGAGCGAGGCGCTCGACGCGTTCGACAACGCCATCCGACTGGGATTCCGGAACGCCGAGGTCATCGAGGAGAAAGCGCGCGCGCTGGAGGAAACCGGCGAGGACGAGAAAGCCGAGGAGCTCGCCGCGGAGGCGCGCGAACTCCGTGAGGAGGCCGAGGAGGAGCTCGTCCGTGATCGTCAACGAGCGTGA
- the pfdA gene encoding prefoldin subunit alpha: protein MSLGGGGGGGQLEQLSEEIENLERHEQALENEIDEFQEEQREIDEATEALDALESGSTVQVPLGGDAYVRAEIQDIDEAVVSLGGGYAAERDKEGAIDTLETKRDALDDRIEEVREEITEVEGERDELEQQAQQMQQQQMQQLQGQMGGMGEDADDDE, encoded by the coding sequence ATGAGCCTCGGTGGTGGCGGCGGTGGCGGCCAGCTCGAACAGCTTTCTGAGGAGATCGAGAACCTCGAACGCCACGAGCAGGCGCTCGAAAACGAGATCGACGAGTTCCAGGAGGAACAGCGCGAGATCGACGAGGCGACCGAGGCGCTCGACGCGCTCGAAAGCGGGTCGACGGTCCAGGTCCCGCTCGGCGGCGACGCGTACGTCCGCGCCGAAATTCAGGACATCGACGAGGCAGTGGTGAGCCTCGGTGGCGGGTACGCCGCCGAACGCGACAAGGAGGGCGCGATCGACACCCTCGAAACCAAACGCGACGCGCTCGACGATCGCATCGAGGAGGTCCGCGAGGAGATCACCGAAGTCGAGGGCGAGCGCGACGAGCTCGAACAGCAGGCCCAGCAGATGCAACAACAGCAGATGCAGCAGCTCCAGGGCCAGATGGGTGGCATGGGCGAGGACGCGGACGACGACGAGT
- a CDS encoding DUF424 domain-containing protein yields the protein MIVNERETPEGRLVSVCDPEVLGETFENGDLDFEVSEEFYDGEPADEEDVVASLAGARVANIVGCDAVALAVEHGFVDEESVLDLGDTRHAQLLRLE from the coding sequence GTGATCGTCAACGAGCGTGAGACGCCGGAAGGACGGCTGGTTTCGGTCTGTGACCCCGAAGTCCTCGGCGAGACCTTCGAAAACGGCGATCTCGACTTCGAGGTGAGCGAGGAGTTCTACGACGGCGAGCCAGCCGACGAGGAAGACGTGGTGGCGAGTCTCGCGGGCGCGCGGGTGGCGAACATCGTCGGGTGTGACGCCGTAGCGCTCGCGGTCGAGCATGGGTTCGTCGACGAGGAAAGCGTGCTCGATCTCGGGGATACCCGCCACGCACAACTGCTGCGCTTGGAGTGA
- a CDS encoding 50S ribosomal protein L31e: MSAEEFEERVVTVPLRDVKAGANHKGADRAMTLIRDHLAQHFKADPDAVRLDPSINEAVWARGRGNPPSKLRVRAARFEEEGERVVEAEYAE, translated from the coding sequence ATGAGCGCCGAAGAGTTCGAGGAGCGGGTCGTGACGGTACCGCTCCGGGACGTGAAAGCGGGCGCGAACCACAAGGGTGCGGACCGCGCGATGACGCTCATCCGTGACCACCTCGCACAGCACTTCAAGGCCGATCCCGACGCGGTGCGGCTCGATCCCTCGATCAACGAGGCGGTCTGGGCGCGCGGCCGGGGCAACCCCCCGAGCAAGCTCCGCGTGCGAGCCGCCCGGTTCGAGGAGGAAGGCGAGCGCGTGGTCGAAGCCGAATACGCGGAGTAA
- a CDS encoding 50S ribosomal protein L39e: MGKNSKAKKKRLGKLERQNSRVPAWVIMKTDRDTMRNPKQRNWRRSDTDE, encoded by the coding sequence ATGGGTAAGAACTCGAAAGCCAAGAAGAAGCGGCTGGGGAAGCTCGAACGCCAGAACTCCCGGGTGCCGGCGTGGGTCATCATGAAGACCGACCGCGACACGATGCGCAACCCGAAGCAGCGCAACTGGCGGCGGAGTGACACGGACGAATGA
- a CDS encoding ZIP family metal transporter — MGALANLALVFVAGLLTALATGLGALPFFLVDDVSDRTSVVLWGLASGIMVSASVFGLVFEGLAEGTVMEIVPGLFAGVALVIVSHHVIEGWEVEPKQYAEADYRKLLLILGVLTVHSFPEGVAVGVSFADLNFGNGIELVGFTVPVLAVFMTVAISIHNVPEGVAVSIPLQEMGVPRRRLVWWSVFSSLPQPVGAVVAFAFVRVARAFVPFGFGFAAGAMIYLVVSEFIPEAREVGAGLPGGGRRELLAGLGVGVVVMVPLALV, encoded by the coding sequence ATGGGCGCGCTGGCGAATCTCGCGCTGGTGTTCGTTGCGGGGTTGCTCACCGCGCTCGCGACTGGCCTGGGTGCGCTGCCCTTTTTCCTCGTCGACGACGTGAGCGACCGGACGAGCGTCGTGCTCTGGGGGCTGGCCTCGGGGATCATGGTGTCGGCGTCGGTGTTCGGCCTGGTGTTCGAGGGGCTCGCCGAGGGCACAGTGATGGAGATCGTCCCCGGTCTCTTCGCCGGCGTCGCGCTCGTGATCGTCAGCCACCACGTCATCGAGGGGTGGGAGGTCGAGCCGAAACAGTACGCCGAGGCCGACTACCGCAAGCTCCTCCTGATCCTCGGCGTTCTCACCGTCCACAGTTTTCCCGAAGGCGTTGCGGTCGGGGTCTCCTTTGCCGATCTCAACTTCGGGAACGGGATCGAACTGGTTGGGTTCACGGTGCCGGTGCTCGCTGTCTTCATGACTGTCGCGATCTCGATCCACAACGTTCCAGAGGGCGTCGCGGTTTCGATCCCGCTCCAGGAGATGGGGGTGCCGCGACGACGCCTCGTCTGGTGGTCGGTGTTTTCGAGCCTCCCTCAACCCGTGGGTGCAGTCGTCGCGTTCGCGTTCGTCCGGGTCGCGCGCGCGTTCGTCCCGTTCGGGTTCGGCTTCGCGGCGGGCGCGATGATCTACCTCGTCGTCTCGGAGTTCATCCCCGAGGCGCGCGAGGTCGGTGCGGGGCTGCCTGGCGGCGGCCGGCGAGAACTCCTCGCTGGACTCGGCGTCGGCGTGGTCGTGATGGTCCCGCTGGCGCTGGTCTGA
- a CDS encoding GYD domain-containing protein, with protein sequence MQTWVALVEVVDGEFQDLQELASLWGDINIELEEVDAELQETYALLGRYDFLVVFEAPDRESVFEVSLAAERHGLDMDSMEGVPIEDFGGLVGE encoded by the coding sequence ATGCAGACCTGGGTTGCGCTCGTCGAAGTCGTCGACGGTGAGTTTCAGGACCTCCAAGAACTCGCCTCGCTCTGGGGCGACATCAACATCGAGCTGGAGGAGGTCGACGCCGAACTCCAGGAGACCTACGCGCTGCTCGGGCGGTACGATTTCCTCGTGGTGTTCGAGGCCCCCGACCGCGAGTCGGTGTTCGAGGTCTCGCTGGCCGCCGAGCGCCACGGCCTCGATATGGATTCGATGGAAGGCGTCCCGATCGAGGATTTCGGCGGGCTCGTCGGCGAGTAG
- a CDS encoding winged helix-turn-helix domain-containing protein translates to MTDRHVGSNRLPLIPSHADPTDPAESTDTATETAHWSTDGPDGPDLETVLRSLDDSNCRAILRVLDSPKSASELREACDLSSSTVYRKLELLRDAALVREYTDVRSDGPNVTRYERDFTDVSIGITDDEFTVSIDRPERDAEDRLASFWSAMKEES, encoded by the coding sequence ATGACCGATCGACACGTCGGCTCGAATCGCTTGCCGCTCATCCCCTCGCACGCCGATCCGACCGATCCCGCCGAGTCGACCGACACAGCCACCGAAACGGCTCACTGGTCGACGGACGGGCCGGACGGTCCCGATCTCGAAACGGTGCTGCGATCGCTCGACGACAGCAACTGCCGGGCGATCCTCAGAGTGCTGGATAGCCCGAAATCCGCGAGCGAGCTCCGTGAGGCGTGTGATCTCTCTAGTTCGACGGTGTACCGAAAGCTCGAACTGCTCCGCGACGCCGCGCTCGTCCGGGAGTACACGGACGTTCGATCCGACGGGCCGAACGTCACGCGCTACGAGCGCGATTTCACCGACGTCTCGATCGGTATCACCGACGACGAGTTCACGGTGTCGATCGACCGGCCGGAGCGGGACGCGGAGGACCGCCTGGCGTCGTTCTGGTCGGCGATGAAAGAGGAGTCGTGA